In the genome of Notamacropus eugenii isolate mMacEug1 chromosome 5, mMacEug1.pri_v2, whole genome shotgun sequence, one region contains:
- the CHST10 gene encoding carbohydrate sulfotransferase 10 isoform X3 has translation MPELEMWREEKHLPKELKPTGKVLSGNRLNQPMVHMERLELLKNVCRDAALRNLSHTAVSKFVLDRIFVCDKHKILFCQTPKVGNTQWKKVLIVLNGVFPSIEEIPENVVHDHEKNGLPRLSSFSDSEIQKRLKSYFKFFIVRDPFERLISAFKDKFVHNPRFEPWYRHEIAPGIIRKYRRNRTETRGLQFEDFVRYLGDPNHRWLDLQFGDHIIHWVTYVELCAPCEINYSVIGHHETLEEDAPYILKEAGIDHLVSYPTIPPGITVYNKTKVEHYFLGVSKRDIRRLYARFEGDFKLFGYPKPDFLLN, from the exons CCAACTGGAAAAGTACTTTCTGGAAACCGGCTTAATCAGCCCATGGTCCACATGGAGCGTCTGGAACTACTCAAAAATGTCTGCCGAGATGCCGCTCTGAGGAATCTCTCACACACTGCTGTCTCAAAATTTGTCTTAGACCGAATATTTGTCTGTGACAAACACAAGATTCTCTTCTGTCAGACTCCCAAAGTGGGCAACACACAGTGGAAAAAAGTTCTGATTGTTTTAAATG gaGTTTTTCCTTCTATTGAAGAGATCCCAGAAAATGTGGTACATGACCATGAAAAAAATGGCCTGCCACGTTTGTCTTCTTTCAGTGACTCTGAAATTCAGAAACG cttGAAATCATACTTCAAATTTTTTATTGTAAGAGATCCTTTTGAAAGActcatctctgcctttaaggACAAGTTTGTACATAACCCTAGGTTTGAGCCATGGTATCGGCATGAGATTGCTCCTGGCATCATTAGAAAGTATAGAAGAAATCGAACAGAAACCAGGGGTCTTCAGTTTGAGGACTTTGTGCGTTACCTGGGGGACCCAAATCATAGGTGGttagatcttcagtttggggacCACATCATTCACTGGGTAACATATGTAGAACTTTGTGCACCCTGTGAAATAAACTATAGTGTGATTGGACACCATGAGACCTTGGAGGAAGATGCTCCTTATATCCTGAAGGAAGCTGGGATTGATCATCTAGTATCTTACCCAACAATTCCACCAGGCATTACTGTGTATAACAAGACCAAGGTGGAACACTACTTCTTGGGAGTAAGCAAAAGAGACATACGCCGTCTATATGCACGTTTTGAAGGAGACTTTAAGCTCTTTGGGTATCCAAAGCCAGATTTTTTGCTAAACTGA